CTGTTTCATTTCCCGGCTATCTTGTTGTAATAAGCGTCATCCTTCATATTCGACTATCTTTTCGTTTTACCTCCCTGTGTCCCGTTTACGTATCTTCTACAAAGATTTCATGATTCTTGTGTATTTGTTGTATTTGAAAACATTTGTGGAACAGTCGGTATTTGATTCATCCGGTAAAACTTTGATGCAAAACAACCGGGGTCACCCGTCACTTATAACGGGTGTTTTGTACTGAATTTGAATGTATACTTCGAAATTTACTCAATTATTTGACATACTTTTACttctaataaatatatcaaacgTTCGCACAGCACTTTTAAATTTGTAACAAATTATACTTAGATACAAAAAAGTAGAAACAAATCTGTGTCAgataatattattcaaatgagtagttgtacattttattttgtatttcagagcaataattaaaattttaggaGATCTTACATAATAAGcacatatttaattttgtaatatttctttatttaatgtTACTATGTTGAACTTTCTTCCTATAGCTTTAAATTGAAATGGAAGAaacaaatagaatttaaatcATAGAATATCTATTTGATTCAATATTTAGGATTCAATATTTTCAATGATAATATAACTGCTATTATGTTTACGTGGAGTTTGAAAGCCGTTACTTATAATCTACCATTGTATGGGATGTTTGTGTTCTATACTTGCCCTGTTTATGTCTTATGTCCTTCCTTTTTTCTGTCATATTACAGAGCTGTTCTAATAAAtcgttaaaatttaaattgtatgATATGGGTTTcaatttattcatattattgaattttaattttcatttatattattatattagataGTGCAtatcttcattttatatttaattttataattatgtaattatgaCAATTacttttgaaattaattaatattaaaaatgtaataaatgaatatcttatttcatttatttcattctttaaaatatgtaatattttatttttttcacaatATAGTACGTTCTTTTGGCACTGAAGATAGAGAAACTCAACTTCCAGTGGCTCCACAAAATCAAGTATATgaatatattctattccgtggTTCAGATATTAAAGATATTAGAGTTGTCAACAACGTCAGTTCTATTCCAAATGATCCAGCCATTGTGCAGGTAATTATAACTTatgtatttttctcttttaatattttccaaatgaaattttaataggcAATACTAAACTTAAATAATAAAGGGTAGGTCAGTATTATCTATAATGCTGATTGCTAAATAATTTTGGTTATTTATAGATGACGGTACAACCGTCTATGAGCCAGCAATCATACCAGCCACAACCTAGTTATGCTCATCCAATGATGGGTCCAATGGGTGGACAATATGGAACACCCTATGGCATGACAATGGGCACCATGGGACCTGTAATGGGAATGCCAACTTCTGCTAGAGATCCTCGTGGACCAATAAATAAACAGCCAAGTGAGTTGAGCTTGGGCTCTGCTGAACCCAAGGCCATCTCTATCCCAAACTCACTACCGACGGACAATGACAACCCATTACCAAAAGACCAATCTCTGGAAGATGGTAAACTGTTTTTGCTATGAACTATCCCTTGCCAATGGCATGCTTGCTGCTTCTCTGGTAATGCTTGCTAACTTCACTTGTAATATTATtgtcttttcttctttgttttattgtgtttcttcttttaattgctTATCAATCATTGCTTATGCTGTGTgacatacatttttattatgacTTGATTTgcatttgaattttatattgTCAATCTTTTTGAGTGATTTTGATTGAATGCTTTGAGTGCATTTGATTTCttatctattaatatttttatacatacataagaatatatgtatagttatttattacaaatttttaatattattttgatataatgttttgtttaatattatctGTTATAATAATTATGCTTTTATATTAATGTTTGCTTTCTTATGTTAGTAGTTAATTCATActgttaatttttaaaaatatttaagcaaTAACaaacaatttaacgttatttacattattacttaatgtgtataattttttaagttaagacaaatatttcatattatattggcaataaatatttaagataataaaataatagtattccAGTTTCAATATTTGAATTGATTTGTTGATATATTTGTGACttataagatatatttatatgcacATGAGTTTTGATAGCTTTTTATATTTTGACAATGCATGACAATTTCTTTAttgcatttataatttataattttaccttAAGAATATGCAtttgattttcatttaaatagcGTTAGAAGCATTATGCACTAGCAAGTAACATGATAGCAAGAACAGTTGAAATTTCAGGTAGAAATCGTTTTATAAGATTAGTTTTTACGCAATGTATGTTTAATGTAGTACTTTGCAATCATACTTCAATTAGAGCTAGAATTGgaaatttaatacatattttaaatattccatatattatatcatgtttaaataaatatttgacctTGAAATTCTTATTCGTGGTATTGCTCACATGGTATAGGATATAACATGCATGTTTATCCACCTTACTTTCACAGGTGTATTAGATCTGATTAGTGGAGGTTCACGATCAACAACTCCAACTTCTTCTTTATTGACACGAAAAAGTCCAACTATGGATCAGGGTATCCAGGTGGGCcatcaacaacaacagcagcagcaacaacagcagagTGGAAATGTTGGCAAGCTTGGTGAAAAAACAAATATGCGAAGTATTCAATCTGCTCGGCGCGATCACGATaggtaataaatattacaatatatctaTATTTGAACGTTAAAGAACTAAActttaattaaatcaatttaaATTAACTGTTATTAGTATTCCtagatacatttatatattcttatcTTCAGCCATAGCGGCAATAAAACGGGAGGCACTGTATCGCAATATAACGAAGGAAAGCGCGATACAATGAAACAAGATGGTCAACTGCAAGGACAAGGTAGTCATAATCAAGGTGGTCGAGGAAATCGTGGTGGATGGATGAATCGTGGAAATATGCGCGGAAGAGGAAGAGGTCGCGGTGGTTTTAGAAATCAGCCTGGTAATGCTGGTGCCAAACCCAAGAATACACTGAAATTCGATAATGATTATGACTTCGAACAAGCCAATACTGAGTTTGAGGAATTGAGGTATGTATTCTAGataaacacatacatatatat
The Bombus terrestris chromosome 10, iyBomTerr1.2, whole genome shotgun sequence genome window above contains:
- the LOC100643415 gene encoding protein LSM14 homolog A isoform X1, with product MSGGMPELGSKISLISKADIRYEGRLFTVDPQECTIALANVRSFGTEDRETQLPVAPQNQVYEYILFRGSDIKDIRVVNNVSSIPNDPAIVQMTVQPSMSQQSYQPQPSYAHPMMGPMGGQYGTPYGMTMGTMGPVMGMPTSARDPRGPINKQPSELSLGSAEPKAISIPNSLPTDNDNPLPKDQSLEDGVLDLISGGSRSTTPTSSLLTRKSPTMDQGIQVGHQQQQQQQQQQSGNVGKLGEKTNMRSIQSARRDHDSHSGNKTGGTVSQYNEGKRDTMKQDGQLQGQGSHNQGGRGNRGGWMNRGNMRGRGRGRGGFRNQPGNAGAKPKNTLKFDNDYDFEQANTEFEELRSQLAKTKIDAGADNEKKDDSGNETGAGEGEPEEEPEIVHYDKSKSFFDNISCEAVERSKGRFQRTDWRTERKLNSETFGVASTRRGGFRGRGYYNRGMGGMYRGGGGAGGSGFRGGYRGSRGGNRKPANQQQQNNPGSQNRTTNEQSTTQSQQNSRVVSF
- the LOC100643415 gene encoding protein LSM14 homolog A isoform X2: MSGGMPELGSKISLISKADIRYEGRLFTVDPQECTIALANVRSFGTEDRETQLPVAPQNQVYEYILFRGSDIKDIRVVNNVSSIPNDPAIVQMTVQPSMSQQSYQPQPSYAHPMMGPMGGQYGTPYGMTMGTMGPVMGMPTSARDPRGPINKQPSVLDLISGGSRSTTPTSSLLTRKSPTMDQGIQVGHQQQQQQQQQQSGNVGKLGEKTNMRSIQSARRDHDSHSGNKTGGTVSQYNEGKRDTMKQDGQLQGQGSHNQGGRGNRGGWMNRGNMRGRGRGRGGFRNQPGNAGAKPKNTLKFDNDYDFEQANTEFEELRSQLAKTKIDAGADNEKKDDSGNETGAGEGEPEEEPEIVHYDKSKSFFDNISCEAVERSKGRFQRTDWRTERKLNSETFGVASTRRGGFRGRGYYNRGMGGMYRGGGGAGGSGFRGGYRGSRGGNRKPANQQQQNNPGSQNRTTNEQSTTQSQQNSRVVSF